The proteins below come from a single Nocardiopsis gilva YIM 90087 genomic window:
- a CDS encoding mechanosensitive ion channel family protein, translating to MDAAQWTVIGVSVAISVLLVTVVHWLLTHQLSKVWQVAPLLVRRCRYSAYAAAIVVGVNIARPDKTEMKDTALYPVIQHVLAIAMIITLTWLAITIAYAITDSVLERLSNSNGDADRRARRLQTQVRLLRRIVATVIAVIATAAVLFTFDSVKLLGAGLLTSAGLIGIVAGVAAQSTLGNLFAGLQLAFSDSLRINDIVVFEGNWGRIEELSLTNVTVRLWDERRLVVPVSHFTGNAFENWTKESTSITGWVMLRVDWSIPIERLRAEVGDFVTSHPLWDGRRWSLQATDILEGGLVELRAVATTADSDARWDLCCDLREHLISFITTHYPDSLPRRRTEFVFREGEEAYAEIFPDSAFRRARARSHGTGGAPDGSLREESSEGPEGSRPDGSDDGDGDGT from the coding sequence GTGGATGCCGCACAGTGGACCGTGATCGGCGTCTCCGTCGCGATCTCCGTCCTGCTCGTGACGGTGGTGCACTGGCTGCTCACCCATCAGCTGTCCAAGGTCTGGCAGGTGGCCCCGCTCCTGGTCCGGCGCTGCCGCTACTCCGCCTACGCCGCGGCCATCGTCGTCGGGGTGAACATCGCGCGGCCCGACAAGACCGAGATGAAGGACACCGCGCTCTACCCGGTGATCCAGCACGTGCTGGCGATCGCGATGATCATCACGCTGACGTGGCTCGCCATCACGATCGCCTACGCGATCACCGACAGCGTGCTGGAGCGGCTCTCGAACAGCAACGGGGACGCCGACCGCCGGGCCCGGCGGCTGCAGACCCAGGTGCGCCTGCTGCGCCGGATCGTCGCCACCGTCATCGCCGTCATCGCCACGGCCGCGGTGCTGTTCACCTTCGACTCGGTGAAGCTGCTCGGCGCCGGGCTGCTGACGTCCGCCGGACTGATAGGCATCGTCGCCGGTGTCGCCGCCCAGTCGACGCTGGGCAACCTCTTCGCCGGGCTGCAGCTGGCGTTCAGCGACTCGCTGCGGATCAACGACATCGTCGTGTTCGAGGGCAACTGGGGCCGGATCGAGGAGCTCAGCCTGACCAACGTCACGGTGCGGCTGTGGGACGAGCGGCGGCTCGTGGTGCCGGTCTCCCACTTCACCGGCAACGCGTTCGAGAACTGGACCAAGGAGAGCACCTCCATCACCGGCTGGGTGATGCTCCGAGTCGACTGGAGTATCCCGATCGAGCGGCTGCGCGCGGAGGTGGGCGACTTCGTCACCTCCCACCCCCTGTGGGACGGGCGCCGCTGGTCGCTGCAGGCCACCGACATCCTGGAGGGCGGCCTGGTCGAGCTGCGCGCCGTGGCCACCACCGCCGACTCCGACGCACGCTGGGACCTCTGCTGCGACCTGCGCGAGCACCTGATCTCCTTCATCACCACGCACTACCCGGACTCGCTCCCGCGCCGCCGGACCGAGTTCGTCTTCCGGGAAGGGGAGGAGGCCTACGCCGAGATCTTCCCCGACTCGGCCTTCCGGCGCGCCCGCGCTCGGTCCCACGGCACGGGCGGGGCTCCCGACGGATCGCTGCGGGAGGAGTCCTCGGAAGGGCCGGAGGGGTCACGACCCGACGGGTCTGATGACGGCGATGGGGACGGCACCTGA
- a CDS encoding RDD family protein, with the protein MPGVPGGRGYSVGAAPGSPYGAPPPYLGPGVAGPGAGPQSEPPRPPAAWLRRAGARLVDVVLVMIPAAIVAAIVGLVWFGALALGGSAKAQNFFIIFCVCYYLILVVYDAVNVARKRRTVGKKLLGLEVAPQDGEGRPGPIAITSIVARAAVFHLWVLFWWIPGWNWVVSILFLVFCALWPLRARPYPQGIHDRVARTIVVHTA; encoded by the coding sequence GTGCCCGGGGTTCCCGGAGGACGCGGGTACTCCGTCGGGGCGGCACCCGGAAGCCCTTACGGCGCGCCTCCGCCCTACCTCGGTCCCGGCGTGGCGGGCCCGGGCGCGGGACCCCAGTCCGAACCGCCGCGCCCACCGGCCGCGTGGCTGCGGCGTGCGGGCGCGCGGCTCGTCGACGTCGTCCTGGTGATGATCCCGGCCGCCATCGTGGCCGCGATCGTCGGCTTGGTGTGGTTCGGTGCGCTGGCGCTCGGCGGCAGCGCGAAGGCGCAGAACTTCTTCATCATCTTCTGTGTCTGCTACTACCTCATCCTGGTGGTCTACGACGCGGTGAATGTGGCGCGCAAGCGCCGCACCGTCGGCAAGAAGCTGCTCGGCCTCGAAGTGGCGCCCCAGGACGGAGAGGGCCGTCCGGGTCCCATCGCCATCACCTCGATCGTCGCCCGCGCCGCCGTGTTCCACCTGTGGGTGCTGTTCTGGTGGATCCCCGGCTGGAACTGGGTGGTCAGCATCCTGTTCCTGGTCTTCTGTGCGCTGTGGCCGCTGCGGGCGCGCCCTTACCCCCAGGGGATTCACGACAGGGTCGCGCGCACGATTGTGGTGCACACCGCCTGA
- a CDS encoding RDD family protein, whose protein sequence is MMNDALSGEPGAGVQVPAGMGMRVLARAIDLVIVGAIGLVVSAAVSYEVPVGTETLLKELLASLVTSLLLFVLYAGYEVSFTALYGATPGKLFCRLRIVAAVDEETGSGGGLPDALGVLKRSTVLYLSVLLNFIPIIGLLALGVSIYAVTSAFLDQPRGRGLHDRIGGTEVVTTRERPVSSDDV, encoded by the coding sequence ATGATGAACGACGCCCTCTCCGGGGAGCCCGGTGCCGGCGTCCAGGTACCGGCCGGAATGGGCATGCGGGTGCTCGCGCGGGCGATCGACCTGGTGATCGTCGGCGCCATCGGACTGGTCGTCAGCGCCGCGGTCTCCTACGAGGTACCGGTCGGCACCGAGACCCTGCTCAAGGAGTTGTTGGCCTCGCTGGTCACCTCCCTCCTCCTGTTCGTGCTCTACGCGGGGTACGAGGTCTCCTTCACCGCGCTGTACGGCGCCACGCCGGGCAAGCTCTTCTGTCGCCTGCGCATCGTCGCGGCCGTGGACGAGGAGACGGGGAGCGGCGGCGGACTGCCCGATGCCCTGGGCGTACTGAAGCGTTCCACCGTCCTCTACCTGTCGGTGCTGCTCAACTTCATCCCGATCATCGGCCTGCTGGCACTGGGCGTGTCCATCTACGCGGTCACATCGGCGTTCCTCGACCAGCCGCGGGGCAGGGGACTGCACGATCGCATCGGCGGTACCGAAGTGGTGACCACGCGCGAGCGGCCGGTATCGTCGGATGACGTCTGA
- the whiA gene encoding DNA-binding protein WhiA, which yields MAMTGVVKDELSRLTVLKPCCRKAEVSTILRFTGGLHLVGGRIVIEAELDTGAAARRLRKDISEVFGHESEVVVLAPSGLRKGNRYVVRVIKDGESFARQTGLIDNNGRPVRGLPRHVVAGGSCDAESAWRGAFIAHGSLTEPGRSMSLEVTCPGPEAALALVGSARRLKVHAKAREVRGVDRVVVRDGDSIGALLTLLGAHQSVLAWEERRMRREVRATANRLANFDDANLRRSARAAVAAGARVERALEILGDEAPDHLVAAGQLRLAHKQASLEELGQLSAPPLTKDAIAGRIRRLLAMADKRASDLGIPGTDANLTPDMLVP from the coding sequence ATGGCGATGACCGGTGTGGTGAAGGACGAGTTGAGCAGGCTGACCGTTCTCAAGCCATGCTGTCGCAAGGCAGAGGTCTCCACGATCCTCCGGTTCACCGGCGGTCTGCACCTCGTCGGTGGACGCATCGTGATCGAGGCCGAGCTCGACACCGGGGCGGCCGCCCGCCGGTTGCGCAAGGACATCTCGGAGGTGTTCGGGCACGAGTCCGAGGTCGTCGTCCTGGCCCCCAGCGGGCTGCGCAAGGGCAACCGCTATGTCGTCCGGGTGATCAAGGACGGCGAGAGTTTCGCCCGCCAGACCGGGCTGATCGACAACAACGGGCGGCCGGTGCGCGGGCTGCCGCGGCACGTCGTGGCCGGGGGGTCGTGCGATGCGGAGTCGGCGTGGCGCGGCGCGTTCATCGCCCACGGGTCGCTGACCGAGCCCGGGCGCTCGATGTCGCTGGAGGTCACCTGCCCCGGCCCGGAGGCCGCCCTGGCCCTCGTCGGCTCGGCGCGGCGGTTGAAGGTGCACGCCAAGGCGCGCGAGGTGCGCGGGGTGGACCGTGTTGTCGTGCGCGACGGTGACTCCATCGGGGCGCTACTCACGCTGCTGGGCGCGCACCAGAGTGTGCTGGCCTGGGAGGAACGGCGGATGCGGCGCGAGGTGCGGGCCACCGCCAACCGGCTGGCCAACTTCGACGACGCCAACCTGCGCCGCAGCGCCCGCGCGGCGGTGGCCGCCGGTGCCCGGGTGGAGCGGGCACTGGAGATCCTCGGCGACGAGGCCCCCGACCACCTCGTCGCGGCCGGGCAGCTGCGGCTGGCCCACAAGCAGGCGTCGCTGGAGGAGCTGGGCCAGCTGTCCGCACCGCCGCTGACCAAGGACGCGATCGCCGGCCGCATCCGGCGGCTGCTCGCCATGGCCGACAAACGCGCCTCCGACCTCGGCATCCCCGGCACCGACGCCAACCTGACCCCGGACATGCTGGTGCCGTAG
- the uvrC gene encoding excinuclease ABC subunit UvrC, producing the protein MAARSHLRPSPGSIPTSPGVYRFRDEHGRVIYVGKAKNLRARLSSYFQDFAALHPRTQSMVSTAADVDWTVVGTEVEALQLEYSWIKEYDPRFNVKYRDDKSYPYLAVTLNEEYPRVQVMRGAKRKGVRYFGPYGHAWAIRETVDLLLRVFPVRTCSAGVFRGARNSGRPCLLGYIGKCAAPCVDRVSAEEHRRLAEDFCAFMAGDTGRFIRRLEQSMREAAAEQEYERAARIRDDIEALRTALEKQAVVLGDATDCDVIAFAEDQLEAAVQVFYVRGGRIRGQRGWVVDKVEDVGTGELVERFLAQTYGGTIGAGAGGATDDEAPGGPESAIPREVLVSAEPADREAVIAWLSERRGTNVNLRVPQRGDKKNLLETVAKNAEQALARHKTQRAGDLTTRSRALNEIQEALGLDEAPLRIECYDISNLMGEHVVASMVVFEDGLARKPEYRRFSVRGMSKGDKEQNDVASMHEVIKRRFTRYLEESSRHGEVARMGDGATGEGTAPEDGEGAAVKPGKFAYPPNLVVVDGGLPQVRAARQAMDELGIEDIAVCGLAKRLEEVWRPDDEDPVILPRAGEGLYLLQRVRDEAHRFAITYHRQKRAKALTGSALDDLPGLGPARRSALIKHFGSVKRLAAADTEQIAEVPGIGPRLAQTIHDRLTGTNSSTNSSTDSGAHSRTDTGAATTTATEAAGPDTGVSGRGDDTEREPRRNAPDNEGG; encoded by the coding sequence ATGGCTGCCCGTTCCCATCTGCGCCCCAGTCCCGGTTCCATCCCGACCTCCCCGGGGGTGTACCGGTTCCGGGACGAGCACGGCCGGGTCATCTACGTCGGCAAGGCCAAGAACCTGCGGGCCCGGCTCTCCTCCTACTTCCAGGACTTCGCCGCCCTGCACCCGCGCACGCAGAGTATGGTCTCCACCGCCGCCGACGTCGACTGGACGGTCGTCGGTACCGAGGTGGAGGCGCTGCAGCTGGAGTACTCCTGGATCAAGGAGTACGACCCGCGCTTCAACGTCAAGTACCGCGACGACAAGAGCTACCCCTACCTCGCGGTCACCCTCAACGAGGAGTACCCGCGCGTGCAGGTCATGCGCGGCGCCAAGCGCAAGGGGGTGCGCTACTTCGGCCCCTACGGGCACGCCTGGGCCATCCGGGAGACCGTCGACCTGCTGCTCCGCGTCTTCCCGGTGCGCACCTGCTCGGCCGGGGTGTTCCGCGGCGCCCGCAACAGTGGCCGCCCCTGCCTCCTCGGCTACATCGGCAAGTGCGCCGCGCCGTGCGTGGACCGGGTCTCGGCCGAGGAGCACCGGCGGTTGGCCGAGGACTTCTGCGCCTTCATGGCGGGCGACACCGGCCGGTTCATCCGGAGGCTCGAACAGAGCATGCGGGAGGCCGCCGCCGAGCAGGAGTACGAGCGCGCCGCACGCATCCGCGACGACATCGAGGCCCTGCGCACCGCCCTGGAGAAGCAGGCCGTGGTGCTGGGCGACGCCACCGACTGCGATGTGATCGCGTTCGCCGAGGACCAGCTGGAGGCCGCGGTCCAGGTGTTCTACGTGCGCGGCGGGCGCATCCGCGGCCAGCGCGGCTGGGTGGTCGACAAGGTCGAGGACGTCGGCACCGGCGAACTCGTCGAGCGCTTCCTCGCCCAGACCTACGGCGGCACCATCGGCGCGGGGGCCGGCGGCGCCACCGACGACGAGGCGCCCGGCGGCCCCGAGTCGGCGATTCCGCGCGAGGTGCTGGTGTCGGCGGAGCCCGCCGACCGGGAGGCGGTCATCGCCTGGCTCAGCGAGCGCCGCGGCACGAACGTGAACCTGCGGGTGCCCCAGCGCGGCGACAAGAAGAACCTGCTGGAGACCGTGGCGAAAAACGCCGAGCAGGCGCTGGCCCGGCACAAGACACAGCGCGCCGGCGACCTCACCACCCGCAGCCGCGCGCTGAACGAGATCCAGGAGGCGCTCGGCCTGGACGAGGCGCCGCTGCGCATCGAGTGCTACGACATCTCCAACCTCATGGGCGAGCACGTCGTGGCGTCGATGGTGGTCTTCGAGGACGGCCTGGCGCGCAAGCCGGAGTACCGGCGCTTCAGCGTCCGCGGTATGAGCAAGGGCGACAAGGAGCAGAACGACGTCGCCTCCATGCACGAGGTCATCAAACGGCGCTTCACCCGCTACCTTGAGGAGAGCAGCCGCCACGGCGAGGTCGCCCGCATGGGCGACGGCGCCACAGGCGAGGGCACGGCGCCGGAGGACGGCGAGGGTGCGGCGGTCAAGCCCGGGAAGTTCGCCTACCCGCCTAACCTGGTCGTGGTGGACGGCGGCCTCCCGCAGGTGCGGGCCGCGCGGCAGGCCATGGACGAGCTCGGCATCGAGGACATCGCGGTGTGCGGGCTGGCCAAGCGCTTGGAAGAGGTGTGGCGGCCCGACGACGAGGACCCGGTCATCCTGCCGCGGGCCGGAGAGGGGCTCTACCTGCTGCAGCGGGTGCGCGACGAGGCGCACCGGTTCGCGATCACCTACCACCGGCAGAAGCGGGCCAAGGCGCTCACCGGAAGCGCGCTGGACGACCTGCCGGGCCTGGGCCCGGCCCGGCGCTCCGCGCTGATCAAGCACTTCGGGTCGGTGAAGCGGCTGGCGGCGGCCGACACCGAGCAGATCGCGGAGGTGCCCGGCATCGGGCCGCGCCTGGCGCAGACCATCCACGACCGGCTGACCGGCACGAACAGCAGCACGAACAGCAGCACAGACAGCGGCGCCCACAGCCGCACAGACACCGGAGCGGCGACGACCACCGCCACCGAGGCGGCGGGCCCGGACACAGGTGTGTCCGGCAGGGGAGACGACACGGAGCGTGAGCCGCGCCGTAACGCGCCGGACAATGAGGGCGGCTAG
- a CDS encoding Rieske (2Fe-2S) protein, producing the protein MSRRRLFGAAGAAGAAVVGASACSSAEGRPKPQDAVRGTVVAQTTDIPEGSGKVIVRDKLVITQPKKGDFRAYSAVCTHSGCTIQEVTEADNIHCLCHGSEFDIATGEVLKGPATEPLEKFGVTVKGTDIVLDEDE; encoded by the coding sequence ATGAGCCGGAGACGGCTGTTCGGCGCGGCGGGGGCCGCGGGGGCCGCCGTAGTAGGGGCGAGCGCGTGCTCGAGCGCCGAAGGCCGTCCCAAGCCGCAGGACGCGGTGCGGGGGACGGTGGTCGCGCAGACGACGGACATCCCCGAGGGCAGCGGCAAGGTCATCGTCCGCGACAAGCTCGTCATCACCCAGCCGAAGAAGGGCGACTTCCGGGCCTACAGCGCCGTGTGCACCCACTCGGGATGCACGATCCAGGAGGTCACCGAAGCCGACAACATCCACTGCCTGTGCCACGGCAGCGAGTTCGACATCGCGACGGGTGAGGTGCTCAAAGGCCCGGCCACCGAGCCGCTGGAGAAGTTCGGGGTCACCGTGAAGGGGACCGACATCGTGCTCGACGAGGACGAGTAG
- the uvrA gene encoding excinuclease ABC subunit UvrA — protein MAEQLVIRGAREHNLKDVSLDLPRDAMIVFTGLSGSGKSSLAFDTIFAEGQRRYVESLSAYARQFLGQMDKPDVDFIEGLSPAVSIDQKSTSRNPRSTVGTITEVYDYLRLLWARIGVPHCPECGREIARQTPQQIVDRVLELTEGTRFQVLAPVVRGRKGEYTELFKDLQSKGFTRAMVDGAMVRLDEAPTLKKQEKHDISVVVDRLTVKESAKKRLTDSIETALQLAGGTIVLDFVDLPADDPEREKVFSEHLFCPYDDLSFEELEPRSFSFNSPYGACPECAGLGTRMEVDPELLIPDPAKALSEGAIAPWSGGHATEYFGRLMQAVGDAIGFDLDTPWERLPRAARKALLEGHDTQVNVRYRNRYGRTRSYYTDFEGVIPWVKRRHSESESDYGRERLEGYMRTVHCPACDGQRLKPVVLAVTVGGASISEVSAMPLNECAQFLRDLRLSERDQVIAAQVLKEINARLGFLLDVGLDYLNLERPSGSLSGGEAQRIRLATQIGSGLVGVLYVLDEPSIGLHQRDNFRLLETLQRLRDIGNTLIVVEHDEDTIRASDWVVDIGPGAGEHGGKIVVSGPVEDLLSSTDSATGDYLSGRRAIEVPTDRRPVPKGRELVVRGARENNLHNIDVAFPLGVFTAVTGVSGSGKSTLVNEILYKALAKELQGARSVPGRHTRVNGLNQVDKIVHVDQSPIGRTPRSNPATYTGVFDHIRKLFAQTTEAKMRGYQPGRFSFNIKGGRCEACAGDGTIKIEMQFLPDVYVPCEVCHGARYNRETLDVHYKGKTISEVLNMPIEEALEFFEPISAIRRHMQTLNDVGLGYVRLGQPATTLSGGEAQRVKLASELQRRSTGRTVYVLDEPTTGLHFEDIRKLLGVLNRLADSGNTVIVIEHNLDVIKTADYIIDMGPEGGARGGTVVATGTPEQVAAVNDSYTGQFLGKML, from the coding sequence ATGGCCGAGCAGCTGGTGATCCGGGGCGCCCGGGAGCATAACCTCAAGGATGTCTCACTGGATCTTCCGCGCGACGCGATGATCGTGTTCACCGGCCTGTCCGGATCGGGCAAGTCATCGCTGGCGTTCGACACGATCTTCGCTGAGGGGCAGCGCCGCTACGTGGAATCGCTTTCGGCCTATGCCCGGCAGTTCCTCGGCCAGATGGACAAGCCCGACGTCGACTTCATCGAGGGCCTGTCCCCGGCGGTCTCCATCGACCAGAAGTCGACCAGCCGCAACCCCCGCTCCACGGTCGGCACCATCACCGAGGTCTACGACTACCTGCGACTGCTGTGGGCGCGCATCGGCGTGCCGCACTGCCCCGAGTGCGGCAGGGAGATCGCCCGGCAGACCCCGCAGCAGATCGTCGACCGCGTCCTGGAGCTCACCGAGGGGACCCGCTTCCAGGTGCTCGCGCCGGTCGTGCGCGGACGGAAGGGCGAGTACACCGAACTCTTCAAGGACCTGCAGTCCAAGGGCTTCACCCGGGCCATGGTCGACGGCGCGATGGTGCGGTTGGACGAGGCGCCCACCCTGAAGAAGCAGGAGAAGCACGACATCTCCGTCGTCGTCGACCGCCTCACGGTCAAGGAGTCGGCGAAGAAGCGCCTCACCGACTCCATCGAGACCGCGCTCCAACTGGCGGGCGGCACCATCGTGCTCGACTTCGTCGACCTGCCCGCCGACGACCCCGAGCGCGAGAAGGTCTTCTCCGAGCACCTGTTCTGCCCCTACGACGACCTCTCCTTCGAGGAGCTGGAGCCGCGCTCCTTCTCCTTCAACTCGCCCTACGGCGCCTGCCCCGAGTGCGCCGGGCTCGGCACCCGTATGGAGGTCGACCCCGAACTGCTCATCCCGGACCCCGCCAAGGCGCTCAGCGAGGGCGCCATCGCCCCCTGGTCGGGCGGGCACGCCACCGAGTACTTCGGGCGCCTCATGCAGGCCGTCGGCGATGCCATCGGCTTCGACCTCGACACTCCCTGGGAGCGGCTGCCCAGAGCCGCCCGCAAGGCGCTGCTGGAGGGCCACGACACCCAGGTGAACGTGCGCTACCGCAACCGCTACGGGCGCACCCGCTCCTACTACACCGACTTCGAGGGCGTCATCCCGTGGGTGAAGCGCCGCCACTCCGAGAGCGAGAGCGACTACGGCCGCGAGCGCCTCGAGGGGTACATGCGCACCGTGCACTGCCCCGCCTGTGACGGCCAGCGGCTCAAGCCGGTGGTGCTGGCGGTGACCGTCGGCGGCGCCTCGATCTCCGAGGTCAGTGCCATGCCGCTGAACGAGTGCGCCCAGTTCCTGCGCGACCTCAGGTTGAGCGAGCGCGACCAGGTCATCGCCGCACAGGTACTCAAGGAGATCAACGCCCGCCTGGGCTTCCTGCTCGACGTCGGGCTCGACTACCTCAACCTGGAGCGCCCCTCCGGCTCGCTGTCGGGCGGTGAGGCACAGCGCATCCGTCTGGCCACCCAGATCGGCTCCGGCCTGGTCGGTGTCCTCTACGTGCTCGACGAGCCGTCCATCGGCCTGCACCAGCGCGACAACTTCCGGCTGCTGGAGACGCTGCAGCGGCTCCGCGACATCGGGAACACCCTCATCGTGGTGGAGCACGACGAGGACACCATCCGCGCCTCCGACTGGGTCGTCGACATCGGCCCCGGAGCGGGGGAGCACGGCGGCAAGATCGTCGTCTCCGGTCCCGTGGAGGACCTGCTGTCCAGCACGGACTCCGCCACCGGCGACTACCTCTCGGGTCGGCGGGCGATCGAGGTTCCCACCGATCGCCGCCCCGTCCCCAAGGGCCGAGAGCTGGTGGTCAGGGGCGCCCGCGAGAACAACCTGCACAACATCGACGTCGCGTTCCCGCTCGGCGTGTTCACGGCCGTCACCGGGGTCTCCGGGTCCGGGAAGTCCACCCTCGTCAACGAGATCCTCTACAAGGCACTGGCCAAGGAGCTGCAGGGCGCCCGCTCGGTGCCGGGACGGCACACCAGGGTCAACGGGCTCAACCAGGTCGACAAGATCGTGCACGTCGACCAGAGCCCCATCGGCCGCACACCGAGGTCCAACCCCGCCACCTACACCGGGGTCTTCGACCACATCCGCAAGCTCTTCGCGCAGACCACCGAGGCGAAGATGCGCGGCTACCAGCCGGGCCGCTTCTCCTTCAACATCAAGGGCGGTCGCTGCGAGGCGTGCGCGGGCGACGGCACCATCAAGATCGAGATGCAGTTCCTGCCCGACGTCTACGTCCCCTGCGAGGTGTGCCACGGGGCGCGCTACAACCGCGAGACGCTGGACGTCCACTACAAGGGCAAGACCATCTCCGAGGTGCTCAACATGCCGATCGAGGAGGCGCTGGAGTTCTTCGAGCCGATCTCCGCGATCCGTCGGCACATGCAGACCCTGAACGACGTCGGACTGGGCTACGTGCGGCTGGGTCAGCCCGCGACCACGCTCTCCGGTGGCGAGGCCCAGCGCGTGAAGCTCGCCTCGGAGCTGCAGCGCCGCTCCACGGGGCGGACCGTCTACGTGCTGGACGAGCCCACCACCGGCCTGCACTTCGAGGACATCCGCAAGCTGCTCGGCGTGCTCAACCGGCTGGCCGACAGCGGGAACACCGTCATCGTCATCGAGCACAACCTCGACGTCATCAAGACCGCCGACTACATCATCGACATGGGACCCGAGGGCGGTGCCCGGGGCGGCACGGTCGTCGCTACCGGCACCCCCGAGCAGGTCGCCGCGGTCAACGACTCCTACACCGGGCAGTTCCTCGGCAAGATGCTCTAG
- the rapZ gene encoding RNase adapter RapZ yields MTNNLSGELPPEIVIVTGMSGAGRSTAARALEDLDWFVVDNLPPGLLPTMIDLAGRTQGAVPRVAAVVDVRSMAFTEDLLSTVEELRSRGIIARVVFLEAGDDELVRRFESVRRPHPLQGDGRLTDGISRERETLRAIRGEADLVIDTSQINVHQLKAKVIGFFGGAEEARPRANVVSFGFKHGLPVDADLVLDCRFLPNPHWIPELRPMNGRDTPVREYVLAQDGAKEMLDAYTEVLRLILAGYQREGKHYMTFAVGCTGGKHRSVAMAERFGERLREQGIEVHVVHRDLGRE; encoded by the coding sequence ATGACGAACAATCTCAGCGGGGAACTCCCGCCCGAGATCGTCATTGTCACGGGCATGTCGGGTGCGGGTCGGAGCACGGCCGCACGGGCGCTGGAGGACCTCGACTGGTTCGTGGTCGACAACCTCCCGCCGGGGCTGCTCCCGACCATGATCGATCTCGCCGGGCGTACCCAGGGCGCGGTCCCGCGCGTCGCCGCGGTCGTCGACGTTCGGAGCATGGCCTTCACCGAGGACCTGCTGTCCACTGTGGAGGAGCTGCGCTCCCGCGGCATCATCGCGCGCGTGGTGTTCCTGGAGGCGGGCGACGACGAGCTGGTCCGCAGATTCGAGAGCGTGCGCCGTCCGCACCCGTTGCAGGGGGACGGTCGGCTCACCGACGGCATCTCGCGCGAGCGCGAGACCCTGCGCGCCATCCGGGGCGAGGCCGATCTGGTCATCGACACCTCGCAGATCAACGTGCACCAGCTCAAGGCGAAGGTCATCGGCTTCTTCGGCGGGGCCGAGGAGGCGCGCCCGCGCGCGAACGTGGTCTCGTTCGGGTTCAAGCACGGCCTGCCCGTCGACGCCGACCTGGTCCTCGACTGCCGCTTCCTGCCCAACCCGCACTGGATCCCCGAGCTGCGGCCGATGAACGGGCGCGACACCCCGGTGCGCGAATACGTCCTGGCCCAGGACGGCGCCAAGGAGATGCTGGACGCCTACACCGAGGTCCTGCGCCTGATCCTCGCGGGATACCAGCGGGAGGGCAAGCACTACATGACGTTCGCCGTGGGGTGTACCGGCGGTAAGCACCGCAGTGTCGCCATGGCGGAGCGCTTCGGTGAGCGCCTGCGCGAGCAGGGGATCGAAGTGCACGTGGTCCATCGCGACCTCGGCCGGGAGTGA
- a CDS encoding gluconeogenesis factor YvcK family protein, with product MSGNTQARDDDGRADPDRPAADSAEDGLPPRVVALGGGHGLHASLSALRRVTTDLTGVVTVADDGGSSGRLRRELGVLPPGDLRMALAALCGDDEWGHTWSEVIQHRFRSEGELHGHAVGNLLIVALWELLGDSVAGLDWVGQLLGAHGRVLPMSSVPLDIAAEVQGVDPTRPYDLTTVRGQVACASTRGRVRSISLIPENPPAFPQALKAVREADWVVFGPGSWFTSVLPHLLVPELAEALVATPARRIVTLNLSPQRGETDGFQPETYLEVLAAHAPDLRVDVVLADQGVVEDTTRLTEAAKALGGRLVLADVGAPDGSPRHDHELLAAAFDDIIRG from the coding sequence ATGTCAGGCAACACGCAGGCGCGCGACGACGACGGACGCGCCGACCCGGACCGGCCGGCGGCGGACTCCGCCGAGGACGGTCTCCCCCCGCGCGTCGTGGCCCTGGGCGGCGGCCACGGGTTGCACGCCTCGCTGTCGGCGCTGCGCCGCGTGACCACCGACCTCACCGGGGTGGTCACCGTCGCCGACGACGGCGGGTCGAGTGGTCGGCTGCGCCGTGAGCTCGGCGTGCTGCCACCGGGCGACCTGCGCATGGCTCTCGCCGCGCTGTGCGGCGACGACGAGTGGGGCCACACCTGGAGTGAGGTGATCCAGCACCGCTTCCGCTCCGAGGGCGAGCTGCACGGCCACGCCGTGGGCAATCTGCTCATCGTCGCGTTGTGGGAGCTGCTCGGCGACTCGGTGGCCGGGCTCGACTGGGTGGGCCAGCTGCTCGGCGCGCACGGACGTGTGCTGCCCATGTCGTCGGTACCGCTGGACATCGCCGCCGAGGTGCAGGGCGTCGATCCCACGCGGCCCTATGACCTGACCACCGTGCGCGGCCAGGTGGCCTGCGCCAGCACGCGCGGCCGGGTGCGCTCGATCTCGCTGATCCCGGAAAACCCGCCCGCCTTCCCGCAGGCGCTCAAGGCGGTCCGGGAAGCCGACTGGGTGGTGTTCGGCCCCGGCTCCTGGTTCACCAGCGTGCTGCCGCACCTGCTGGTTCCCGAGCTGGCCGAAGCCCTGGTGGCCACCCCGGCGCGCCGGATCGTGACCCTCAACCTGTCGCCGCAGCGGGGCGAGACCGACGGCTTCCAGCCCGAGACCTACCTGGAGGTGCTGGCCGCACACGCGCCGGACCTGCGGGTGGACGTGGTGTTGGCCGATCAGGGTGTGGTGGAGGACACCACGCGGCTGACCGAGGCCGCCAAGGCGCTCGGCGGACGCCTGGTGCTGGCCGATGTCGGCGCGCCCGACGGGTCGCCGCGCCACGACCACGAGCTTCTCGCCGCCGCCTTCGACGACATCATTCGAGGCTGA